From a region of the Labilithrix sp. genome:
- a CDS encoding dienelactone hydrolase family protein, with protein sequence MANRISFKNGTGVLAEPAGEGKAPALVVLQEWWGLDDHIESLVDRFAKEGFLVVAPDLYHGKTTKDGAEAAKLMGALDTLKAVDEIAGAVAFLKDHPRSNGKVGVTGFCLGGALTLASACHVPAIAAAVPFYGIPPAEKVDYAKVTAPISMHVAKKDEWVTVGRAEEVKQKVEALAKTPFELHVYDADHAFMNDTRPAVYAAAEAKIAWDRAVAFLQRHLA encoded by the coding sequence ATGGCCAACCGGATCTCCTTCAAGAACGGCACCGGCGTCCTCGCGGAGCCGGCGGGCGAAGGCAAGGCGCCGGCGCTCGTCGTCCTCCAGGAGTGGTGGGGGCTCGACGATCACATCGAGAGCCTCGTCGATCGCTTCGCGAAGGAGGGCTTCCTCGTCGTCGCGCCCGACCTCTACCACGGCAAGACGACGAAGGACGGCGCGGAGGCGGCGAAGCTGATGGGCGCCCTCGACACGCTGAAGGCGGTCGACGAGATCGCCGGCGCGGTCGCGTTCCTGAAGGACCACCCGCGCTCGAACGGCAAGGTCGGCGTGACGGGCTTCTGCCTCGGCGGCGCGCTCACGCTCGCGTCGGCGTGCCACGTCCCCGCCATCGCCGCGGCGGTGCCGTTCTACGGGATCCCGCCCGCGGAGAAGGTCGACTACGCGAAGGTCACCGCGCCGATCTCGATGCACGTCGCGAAGAAGGACGAGTGGGTCACCGTCGGCCGCGCGGAGGAGGTGAAGCAGAAGGTGGAGGCCCTCGCCAAGACGCCGTTCGAGCTCCACGTCTACGACGCCGACCACGCCTTCATGAACGACACGCGCCCCGCGGTCTACGCCGCCGCCGAAGCGAAGATCGCGTGGGACCGCGCGGTCGCGTTCCTCCAGCGACACCTCGCGTAG
- a CDS encoding cupredoxin domain-containing protein translates to MKRWLLLLALGGLVACEKKAPGDPNKVSIDVKAKSDGFDPSSVRLNKGAQAVLVFTRTTDETCAKSVIFPELNIKKELPKDKPVEIEIPTTEARTLTFMCGMEMYKSSVVIQ, encoded by the coding sequence ATGAAACGGTGGTTGCTTCTGCTCGCGTTGGGGGGGCTCGTGGCGTGTGAGAAGAAGGCGCCCGGCGATCCGAACAAGGTGTCGATCGACGTGAAGGCGAAGTCCGACGGCTTCGATCCGTCGAGCGTGCGCCTGAACAAGGGCGCTCAGGCCGTGCTCGTCTTCACGCGGACGACCGACGAGACGTGCGCGAAGTCGGTCATCTTCCCGGAGCTGAACATCAAGAAGGAGCTCCCGAAGGACAAGCCGGTCGAGATCGAGATCCCGACGACCGAGGCCCGCACGCTCACGTTCATGTGCGGGATGGAGATGTACAAGAGCTCCGTCGTCATCCAGTGA
- the bioA gene encoding adenosylmethionine--8-amino-7-oxononanoate transaminase, producing the protein MSAGRDEVVRLDRAHVWHPYTAIDVWERTSPLVVARAEGSALYDAGGKRYLDGNASWWVAALGHAHPRLLRVLREQAATLDHCAFAGITHEPSARLAAELAAVAPGAGLNRVFYTDNGSGSIEVAIKIALQRWKLGGAAAAKKTRFVALDGAYHGDTLGPTSLGGVEVFRRPYQDVLFDVVHAPFPAPDAYARAFAAMSELIERDHDTIAGVVVEPVVQGAAGMRVYDPRYLTELRALTQEHDVLLIVDEVFTGYGRTGAMWACEHAGVTPDILCIGKVFASVVPMAATLVTDAVYDAFRGGGRERALYYGHTFCGNPIGAALAREVLAIYRDEDVVARTRPKAAKIAAAFERIAALPGVERVRTQGMIGAADLAGSGSGGYLGEAGWRVYERALERGAYLRPLGDTVYVCPPLVIDDADLDDLLRVLAESITG; encoded by the coding sequence ATGAGCGCCGGGCGCGACGAGGTCGTCCGCCTCGATCGCGCGCACGTCTGGCATCCGTACACCGCGATCGACGTCTGGGAGCGCACGAGCCCCCTCGTCGTCGCGCGCGCGGAGGGCAGCGCGCTCTACGACGCCGGCGGCAAGCGCTACCTCGACGGCAACGCGTCGTGGTGGGTCGCCGCGCTCGGCCACGCGCACCCGCGCCTCCTCCGCGTCCTCCGCGAGCAAGCGGCGACGCTCGACCACTGCGCGTTCGCCGGCATCACGCACGAGCCCTCCGCGCGCCTCGCCGCCGAGCTCGCCGCGGTCGCGCCGGGCGCCGGTCTGAATCGTGTATTTTACACAGACAACGGCTCCGGCTCGATCGAGGTCGCGATCAAGATCGCGCTCCAGCGCTGGAAGCTCGGCGGCGCGGCGGCGGCGAAGAAGACGCGCTTCGTCGCCCTCGACGGCGCGTACCACGGCGACACGCTCGGCCCGACGAGCCTCGGCGGCGTCGAGGTCTTCCGCCGCCCGTACCAGGACGTGCTCTTCGACGTCGTGCACGCGCCCTTCCCCGCCCCCGACGCCTACGCGCGCGCGTTCGCGGCGATGAGCGAGCTCATCGAACGCGACCACGACACGATCGCGGGCGTGGTGGTGGAGCCCGTCGTCCAAGGCGCCGCCGGCATGCGCGTCTACGATCCGCGCTACCTCACCGAGCTCCGCGCCCTCACGCAGGAGCACGACGTGCTCCTCATCGTCGACGAGGTCTTCACCGGCTACGGCCGCACCGGCGCGATGTGGGCCTGCGAGCACGCCGGCGTCACGCCGGACATCCTCTGCATCGGCAAGGTCTTCGCGAGCGTCGTCCCGATGGCGGCGACGCTCGTGACCGACGCTGTGTACGACGCCTTCCGCGGCGGCGGCCGCGAGCGCGCGCTCTATTATGGCCACACCTTCTGCGGCAACCCGATCGGCGCCGCGCTCGCGCGCGAGGTGCTCGCGATCTACCGCGACGAGGACGTCGTCGCGCGCACGCGCCCGAAGGCGGCGAAGATCGCGGCCGCCTTCGAGCGCATCGCCGCGCTCCCCGGCGTGGAGCGGGTCCGCACGCAAGGCATGATCGGCGCCGCCGATCTCGCCGGAAGCGGAAGCGGCGGCTACCTCGGCGAAGCCGGCTGGCGCGTCTACGAGCGCGCGCTCGAGCGCGGCGCGTACCTCCGCCCGCTCGGCGACACGGTCTACGTCTGTCCGCCCCTCGTCATCGACGACGCCGACCTCGACGATCTCCTCCGCGTCCTCGCGGAGAGCATCACTGGATGA